A stretch of the Nothobranchius furzeri strain GRZ-AD chromosome 5, NfurGRZ-RIMD1, whole genome shotgun sequence genome encodes the following:
- the shc1 gene encoding SHC-transforming protein 1 isoform X1 has translation MMELMQKTKYTHIRSESLSSTDETNSIPSPFPPSSPATPLTPSPGLPSSFSSSSLTAILPPTSPRPAENSPTTLCSFFPSMRSLRLGVTGTLLPVPRFSNRSQQSQAPVESSGDDRSNSSSSPTLHQPIPTLTAPSPPRRPPLQDMNRLGGASRRARVEGGQLGGDEWTRHGSFVNKPTRGWLHSDNVISTTGVSYTVRYMGCVEVLQSMRALDFNTRTQVTREAISVVCEAVPGAKGARRRKPAPRGLMSILGKSNLQFAGMTINLTISTSSLNLLASDCKEIIANHHMQSISFASGGDPDTAEYVAYVAKDPVNHRACHILECSEGLAQEVISTIGQAFELRFKQYLKTPPKLVTPHDRMAPFDGSAWEEDDDEFILPSVPEVPYYNNFPGKTPPPGGLVDMRTRPGATLPYGQPGQSDIHKQPLPPLPGGAKDGARELFDDPSYVNVDKSRPPVASNGNAHRDALDMTPLDDALGVPGHGGPNSLVAMAKQLHNEVWFHGSLNRKEAERLLTRDGDFLVRESGTTPGQYVLTGQQGGQAKHLLLVDPEGVVRTKDHRFVSVSHLISYHMDNRLPIVSAGSEVFLQQPVERKA, from the exons ATGATGGAGCTCATGCAGAAAACCAAGTACACCCACATTCGGAGTGAGTCGCTGAGCTCAACAGATGAGACCAACTCCATTCCGTCGCCGTTCCCTCCATCCAGCCCCGCCACCCCTCTGACTCCCTCCCCTGGTTTGCCTTCTTCCTTCTCCTCCTCGTCTCTCACTGCCATTTTGCCCCCCACCTCCCCGCGCCCAGCTGAGAACAGCCCCACCACCCTCTGCTCCTTCTTCCCCAGTATGAGATCCCTTCGTCTCGGGGTCACTGGCACTCTTCTCCCAGTGCCCAGGTTCTCAAACAGGTCTCAGCAGTCCCAGGCACCTGTTGAGTCATCTGGAGATGATAGGAGCAACTCTAGCTCCTCCCCTACTCTTCATCAACCCATTCCCACACTAACTGCTCCCTCTCCCCCTCGCCGACCTCCTCTGCAGGACATGAACCGGCTCGGAGGAGCGTCCAGGAGGGCACGGGTGGAAGGAGGGCAGCTGGGAGGAGACGAGTGGACGCGCCATGGCTCCTTTGTCAACAAGCCCACCCGTGGCTGGCTGCATTCTGACAACGTGATCAGCACCACGGGAGTTTCCTATACTGTTCGG TACATGGGTTGTGTGGAGGTGCTACAGTCAATGAGAGCACTGGACTTCAACACCAGAACTCAGGTCACCAG GGAAGCTATCTCTGTGGTGTGTGAAGCGGTACCTGGAGCCAAAGGAGCCCGCAGGAGAAAG CCCGCCCCTCGCGGTTTGATGTCCATCTTGGGAAAGAGTAACTTGCAGTTTGCGGGCATGACAATCAACCTCACCATCTCGACCAGCAGCCTCAATCTGCTGGCTTCTGACTGCAAAGAG ATTATCGCCAATCATCACATGCAGTCCATCTCCTTTGCTTCAGGAGGAGACCCa gatacagctgagtacgtagcaTATGTGGCCAAAGATCCAGTCAACCACAGAG CTTGTCACATCCTGGAGTGCTCAGAGGGTTTAGCCCAGGAGGTCATCAGTACCATCGGCCAAGCGTTTGAGCTGAGGTTCAAACAGTACCTGAAGACCCCCCCCAAACTGGTCACGCCTCACGACCG GATGGCTCCATTCGACGGCTCGGCGtgggaggaagatgatgatgaattCATTCTCCCTTCTGTGCCGGAGGTCCCCTATTATAATAATTTCCCTGGAAAAACGCCTCCCCCTGGCGGCCTGGTTGACATGAGGACCCGCCCCGGAGCCACgctg ccCTACGGACAGCCAGGTCAGAGTGACATTCACAAGCAGCCCCTGCCTCCTCTACCAG GCGGCGCTAAAGACGGGGCTCGAGAGCTGTTTGACGATCCCTCATACGTCAACGTGGATAAGTCCCGCCCTCCAGTTGCGTCAAATGGAAATGCTCACAGAGATGCTTTAGACATGA CACCACTTGATGATGCCCTTGGAGTTCCTGGTCACGGTGGCCCAAACTCACTGGTTGCCATGGCGAAACAGTTGCACAACGAAGTCTGGTTCCACGGCAGCTTGAATCGCAAAGAAGCAGAGAGGCTGCTGACCCGAGACGGAGACTTCCTGGTGCGAGAGTCCGGGACCACGCCCGGACAGTACGTCCTTACGGGGCAGCAGGGGGGTCAAGCCAAACACCTGCTGCTAGTGGACCCAGAGGGAGTG GTGCGCACAAAGGACCACCGGTTCGTAAGCGTCAGTCACCTGATCAGCTACCACATGGACAACAGGCTTCCCATCGTGTCCGCCGGGAGCGAAGTGTTTCTGCAACAGCCAGTGGAGCGCAAGGCCTAa
- the lenep gene encoding lens epithelial cell protein LEP503 — protein sequence MHPQRPLPQAVPSSSLGQHLRDMAMGLGRSKSFLGGNAAYGFIQSAKECLYFLLCCWCIKEILD from the coding sequence ATGCACCCTCAGCGCCCTCTCCCCCAGGCCGTGCCTTCCTCCTCTCTGGGACAACACCTCCGGGACATGGCGATGGGTCTGGGACGGAGCAAGAGCTTCCTCGGTGGGAATGCTGCCTACGGTTTCATCCAGTCGGCTAAAGAGTGTCTCTATTTCCTCCTCTGCTGCTGGTGCATCAAAGAGATCCTGGACTGA
- the shc1 gene encoding SHC-transforming protein 1 isoform X4 has product MNRLGGASRRARVEGGQLGGDEWTRHGSFVNKPTRGWLHSDNVISTTGVSYTVRYMGCVEVLQSMRALDFNTRTQVTREAISVVCEAVPGAKGARRRKPAPRGLMSILGKSNLQFAGMTINLTISTSSLNLLASDCKEIIANHHMQSISFASGGDPDTAEYVAYVAKDPVNHRACHILECSEGLAQEVISTIGQAFELRFKQYLKTPPKLVTPHDRMAPFDGSAWEEDDDEFILPSVPEVPYYNNFPGKTPPPGGLVDMRTRPGATLPYGQPGQSDIHKQPLPPLPGGAKDGARELFDDPSYVNVDKSRPPVASNGNAHRDALDMTPLDDALGVPGHGGPNSLVAMAKQLHNEVWFHGSLNRKEAERLLTRDGDFLVRESGTTPGQYVLTGQQGGQAKHLLLVDPEGVVRTKDHRFVSVSHLISYHMDNRLPIVSAGSEVFLQQPVERKA; this is encoded by the exons ATGAACCGGCTCGGAGGAGCGTCCAGGAGGGCACGGGTGGAAGGAGGGCAGCTGGGAGGAGACGAGTGGACGCGCCATGGCTCCTTTGTCAACAAGCCCACCCGTGGCTGGCTGCATTCTGACAACGTGATCAGCACCACGGGAGTTTCCTATACTGTTCGG TACATGGGTTGTGTGGAGGTGCTACAGTCAATGAGAGCACTGGACTTCAACACCAGAACTCAGGTCACCAG GGAAGCTATCTCTGTGGTGTGTGAAGCGGTACCTGGAGCCAAAGGAGCCCGCAGGAGAAAG CCCGCCCCTCGCGGTTTGATGTCCATCTTGGGAAAGAGTAACTTGCAGTTTGCGGGCATGACAATCAACCTCACCATCTCGACCAGCAGCCTCAATCTGCTGGCTTCTGACTGCAAAGAG ATTATCGCCAATCATCACATGCAGTCCATCTCCTTTGCTTCAGGAGGAGACCCa gatacagctgagtacgtagcaTATGTGGCCAAAGATCCAGTCAACCACAGAG CTTGTCACATCCTGGAGTGCTCAGAGGGTTTAGCCCAGGAGGTCATCAGTACCATCGGCCAAGCGTTTGAGCTGAGGTTCAAACAGTACCTGAAGACCCCCCCCAAACTGGTCACGCCTCACGACCG GATGGCTCCATTCGACGGCTCGGCGtgggaggaagatgatgatgaattCATTCTCCCTTCTGTGCCGGAGGTCCCCTATTATAATAATTTCCCTGGAAAAACGCCTCCCCCTGGCGGCCTGGTTGACATGAGGACCCGCCCCGGAGCCACgctg ccCTACGGACAGCCAGGTCAGAGTGACATTCACAAGCAGCCCCTGCCTCCTCTACCAG GCGGCGCTAAAGACGGGGCTCGAGAGCTGTTTGACGATCCCTCATACGTCAACGTGGATAAGTCCCGCCCTCCAGTTGCGTCAAATGGAAATGCTCACAGAGATGCTTTAGACATGA CACCACTTGATGATGCCCTTGGAGTTCCTGGTCACGGTGGCCCAAACTCACTGGTTGCCATGGCGAAACAGTTGCACAACGAAGTCTGGTTCCACGGCAGCTTGAATCGCAAAGAAGCAGAGAGGCTGCTGACCCGAGACGGAGACTTCCTGGTGCGAGAGTCCGGGACCACGCCCGGACAGTACGTCCTTACGGGGCAGCAGGGGGGTCAAGCCAAACACCTGCTGCTAGTGGACCCAGAGGGAGTG GTGCGCACAAAGGACCACCGGTTCGTAAGCGTCAGTCACCTGATCAGCTACCACATGGACAACAGGCTTCCCATCGTGTCCGCCGGGAGCGAAGTGTTTCTGCAACAGCCAGTGGAGCGCAAGGCCTAa
- the shc1 gene encoding SHC-transforming protein 1 isoform X3, translated as MEYMDMNRLGGASRRARVEGGQLGGDEWTRHGSFVNKPTRGWLHSDNVISTTGVSYTVRYMGCVEVLQSMRALDFNTRTQVTREAISVVCEAVPGAKGARRRKPAPRGLMSILGKSNLQFAGMTINLTISTSSLNLLASDCKEIIANHHMQSISFASGGDPDTAEYVAYVAKDPVNHRACHILECSEGLAQEVISTIGQAFELRFKQYLKTPPKLVTPHDRMAPFDGSAWEEDDDEFILPSVPEVPYYNNFPGKTPPPGGLVDMRTRPGATLPYGQPGQSDIHKQPLPPLPGGAKDGARELFDDPSYVNVDKSRPPVASNGNAHRDALDMTPLDDALGVPGHGGPNSLVAMAKQLHNEVWFHGSLNRKEAERLLTRDGDFLVRESGTTPGQYVLTGQQGGQAKHLLLVDPEGVVRTKDHRFVSVSHLISYHMDNRLPIVSAGSEVFLQQPVERKA; from the exons GACATGAACCGGCTCGGAGGAGCGTCCAGGAGGGCACGGGTGGAAGGAGGGCAGCTGGGAGGAGACGAGTGGACGCGCCATGGCTCCTTTGTCAACAAGCCCACCCGTGGCTGGCTGCATTCTGACAACGTGATCAGCACCACGGGAGTTTCCTATACTGTTCGG TACATGGGTTGTGTGGAGGTGCTACAGTCAATGAGAGCACTGGACTTCAACACCAGAACTCAGGTCACCAG GGAAGCTATCTCTGTGGTGTGTGAAGCGGTACCTGGAGCCAAAGGAGCCCGCAGGAGAAAG CCCGCCCCTCGCGGTTTGATGTCCATCTTGGGAAAGAGTAACTTGCAGTTTGCGGGCATGACAATCAACCTCACCATCTCGACCAGCAGCCTCAATCTGCTGGCTTCTGACTGCAAAGAG ATTATCGCCAATCATCACATGCAGTCCATCTCCTTTGCTTCAGGAGGAGACCCa gatacagctgagtacgtagcaTATGTGGCCAAAGATCCAGTCAACCACAGAG CTTGTCACATCCTGGAGTGCTCAGAGGGTTTAGCCCAGGAGGTCATCAGTACCATCGGCCAAGCGTTTGAGCTGAGGTTCAAACAGTACCTGAAGACCCCCCCCAAACTGGTCACGCCTCACGACCG GATGGCTCCATTCGACGGCTCGGCGtgggaggaagatgatgatgaattCATTCTCCCTTCTGTGCCGGAGGTCCCCTATTATAATAATTTCCCTGGAAAAACGCCTCCCCCTGGCGGCCTGGTTGACATGAGGACCCGCCCCGGAGCCACgctg ccCTACGGACAGCCAGGTCAGAGTGACATTCACAAGCAGCCCCTGCCTCCTCTACCAG GCGGCGCTAAAGACGGGGCTCGAGAGCTGTTTGACGATCCCTCATACGTCAACGTGGATAAGTCCCGCCCTCCAGTTGCGTCAAATGGAAATGCTCACAGAGATGCTTTAGACATGA CACCACTTGATGATGCCCTTGGAGTTCCTGGTCACGGTGGCCCAAACTCACTGGTTGCCATGGCGAAACAGTTGCACAACGAAGTCTGGTTCCACGGCAGCTTGAATCGCAAAGAAGCAGAGAGGCTGCTGACCCGAGACGGAGACTTCCTGGTGCGAGAGTCCGGGACCACGCCCGGACAGTACGTCCTTACGGGGCAGCAGGGGGGTCAAGCCAAACACCTGCTGCTAGTGGACCCAGAGGGAGTG GTGCGCACAAAGGACCACCGGTTCGTAAGCGTCAGTCACCTGATCAGCTACCACATGGACAACAGGCTTCCCATCGTGTCCGCCGGGAGCGAAGTGTTTCTGCAACAGCCAGTGGAGCGCAAGGCCTAa
- the shc1 gene encoding SHC-transforming protein 1 isoform X2 yields the protein MMELMQKTKYTHIRSESLSSTDETNSIPSPFPPSSPATPLTPSPGLPSSFSSSSLTAILPPTSPRPAENSPTTLCSFFPSMRSLRLGVTGTLLPVPRFSNRSQQSQAPVESSGDDRSNSSSSPTLHQPIPTLTAPSPPRRPPLQDMNRLGGASRRARVEGGQLGGDEWTRHGSFVNKPTRGWLHSDNVISTTGVSYTVRYMGCVEVLQSMRALDFNTRTQVTREAISVVCEAVPGAKGARRRKPAPRGLMSILGKSNLQFAGMTINLTISTSSLNLLASDCKEDTAEYVAYVAKDPVNHRACHILECSEGLAQEVISTIGQAFELRFKQYLKTPPKLVTPHDRMAPFDGSAWEEDDDEFILPSVPEVPYYNNFPGKTPPPGGLVDMRTRPGATLPYGQPGQSDIHKQPLPPLPGGAKDGARELFDDPSYVNVDKSRPPVASNGNAHRDALDMTPLDDALGVPGHGGPNSLVAMAKQLHNEVWFHGSLNRKEAERLLTRDGDFLVRESGTTPGQYVLTGQQGGQAKHLLLVDPEGVVRTKDHRFVSVSHLISYHMDNRLPIVSAGSEVFLQQPVERKA from the exons ATGATGGAGCTCATGCAGAAAACCAAGTACACCCACATTCGGAGTGAGTCGCTGAGCTCAACAGATGAGACCAACTCCATTCCGTCGCCGTTCCCTCCATCCAGCCCCGCCACCCCTCTGACTCCCTCCCCTGGTTTGCCTTCTTCCTTCTCCTCCTCGTCTCTCACTGCCATTTTGCCCCCCACCTCCCCGCGCCCAGCTGAGAACAGCCCCACCACCCTCTGCTCCTTCTTCCCCAGTATGAGATCCCTTCGTCTCGGGGTCACTGGCACTCTTCTCCCAGTGCCCAGGTTCTCAAACAGGTCTCAGCAGTCCCAGGCACCTGTTGAGTCATCTGGAGATGATAGGAGCAACTCTAGCTCCTCCCCTACTCTTCATCAACCCATTCCCACACTAACTGCTCCCTCTCCCCCTCGCCGACCTCCTCTGCAGGACATGAACCGGCTCGGAGGAGCGTCCAGGAGGGCACGGGTGGAAGGAGGGCAGCTGGGAGGAGACGAGTGGACGCGCCATGGCTCCTTTGTCAACAAGCCCACCCGTGGCTGGCTGCATTCTGACAACGTGATCAGCACCACGGGAGTTTCCTATACTGTTCGG TACATGGGTTGTGTGGAGGTGCTACAGTCAATGAGAGCACTGGACTTCAACACCAGAACTCAGGTCACCAG GGAAGCTATCTCTGTGGTGTGTGAAGCGGTACCTGGAGCCAAAGGAGCCCGCAGGAGAAAG CCCGCCCCTCGCGGTTTGATGTCCATCTTGGGAAAGAGTAACTTGCAGTTTGCGGGCATGACAATCAACCTCACCATCTCGACCAGCAGCCTCAATCTGCTGGCTTCTGACTGCAAAGAG gatacagctgagtacgtagcaTATGTGGCCAAAGATCCAGTCAACCACAGAG CTTGTCACATCCTGGAGTGCTCAGAGGGTTTAGCCCAGGAGGTCATCAGTACCATCGGCCAAGCGTTTGAGCTGAGGTTCAAACAGTACCTGAAGACCCCCCCCAAACTGGTCACGCCTCACGACCG GATGGCTCCATTCGACGGCTCGGCGtgggaggaagatgatgatgaattCATTCTCCCTTCTGTGCCGGAGGTCCCCTATTATAATAATTTCCCTGGAAAAACGCCTCCCCCTGGCGGCCTGGTTGACATGAGGACCCGCCCCGGAGCCACgctg ccCTACGGACAGCCAGGTCAGAGTGACATTCACAAGCAGCCCCTGCCTCCTCTACCAG GCGGCGCTAAAGACGGGGCTCGAGAGCTGTTTGACGATCCCTCATACGTCAACGTGGATAAGTCCCGCCCTCCAGTTGCGTCAAATGGAAATGCTCACAGAGATGCTTTAGACATGA CACCACTTGATGATGCCCTTGGAGTTCCTGGTCACGGTGGCCCAAACTCACTGGTTGCCATGGCGAAACAGTTGCACAACGAAGTCTGGTTCCACGGCAGCTTGAATCGCAAAGAAGCAGAGAGGCTGCTGACCCGAGACGGAGACTTCCTGGTGCGAGAGTCCGGGACCACGCCCGGACAGTACGTCCTTACGGGGCAGCAGGGGGGTCAAGCCAAACACCTGCTGCTAGTGGACCCAGAGGGAGTG GTGCGCACAAAGGACCACCGGTTCGTAAGCGTCAGTCACCTGATCAGCTACCACATGGACAACAGGCTTCCCATCGTGTCCGCCGGGAGCGAAGTGTTTCTGCAACAGCCAGTGGAGCGCAAGGCCTAa